In Temnothorax longispinosus isolate EJ_2023e chromosome 2, Tlon_JGU_v1, whole genome shotgun sequence, one DNA window encodes the following:
- the LOC139809212 gene encoding uncharacterized protein, whose protein sequence is MAIGGIIVLSALVVQTLSAPSGCIEACNFLQTGIHQTLGSYQDHANLVQARTNLNDYDYAKPGNWTEHNQYSTDSGHGKVHEERGQYVGGSKRVRYYKKNFTSSYGNVNGVDAAELGEVGSQHRYDSMHVPSQDIDSQSAYGLGQTVTKETGYNRVHSQQTQSLRGSTTRTDSQSQRLEDFGEYGGYSQVNQHVPVINTQTVDTQHHVQTAPSNWSKVDSYRTDGGRGQVFEEEGQYVTGPKKVRYYKKNYTSNYSSGVPQSNIGSATLNELHSELQRNLQTNLDSLRRDFHQASSTGHTAATTHVGSTVDLTQEAVGFHDLQTAESDGYRQHAGYQGIPSTGSVHHYTDQQRETLTDTRQLPHTYPTAAADTYGTGSHRTYQSHETHVARVHPVPQSSHLSPGYVQVPTSGYHTNYHSAHSSGHHLDETHRAEVLGAHQSSVLQNQLLTENSQRVYNPHSSHVTYPSRHGKTRHYEEQWRSSSHTGGSLALERTSADHSAHDVGHTERAHYDRDAYNEHRGRYHNAQGYESRAHTGAHTGAYTGAHTSAHTGAHTGSSYDSAYRTSSGQLVTGSLDLGHAAHGADCTEETHQQYQHETRYHRKYKREAHHGNVQQHRAIDGDFTQQNQEVDQNSQQLEDLTQQTQDSDDFTQQTSGKLELGQQTIDNHHLDDLTQQSEQLTQQTEGQLEFGQQTVGNPHSKDLTQQTEGQLEFGQQTVSNPHSEDLTQQTEGQLEFGQQTVDNPQPEDLTQQSEQFTQQTQGPDDLTQQTSGKLEFGHQTIDNHHLDDLTQQMEGQLEFGQQIVGNPHLEDLTQQTSDDFTQQTSGKLEYGQQTDDTQQLEQFAQRTARSDRLTQQTQLGKHEFGQHIVDNKHLDDLTQQSEQFSQQTEGQLEFGQQVVGNQHLEDLTRQNEQFAQQTVGSDDFTQQSVGKLEFGQQMQSIDKSAKPKSQRLEEFNEQSEDFTQQTGRFNDFTQQTTGHLEFGQLQQPHRPGKPKVGNHHLEDFTQQNEDITQQTGGFDDFSQQTAEHLEYGQQREQQKPSWPGHNNQRLGHYSQQNKWDIDNLSQQSHQYPSYNRNDKQSEWQLEQMSQKTNFDQDFTQQTDQDQLAPVKPAPKPRPRPRYQKHDSIPTHTDETDTIVDDFFKPVEVSPEADIGDSHGRIIESGSRAYPGSNHDTSKVLYSTQGSSSVFDNQKENMDRLNWVHKSNDATVGLQWHYTYHPSDLTNVEGSHDNFYPRQNVDPMSQQTEDIQQQSKPFDFNQQNKDTLEDNQNSYISQSSQRDRYNQQSGSFQQVETPRFDNQFNQDSDEIPSGSRVIPLQRDENSRLTSEQEKRSTPTTGQTEDKIESRILQAYGGGPYDASRSDDFYSRIRPNPSATLPPMAGEDPWDIREIPRRVPVIPREWSTVRNIPEIVTTTEVADITTQAIDTTTTQASFWSRVGHKITSTYDKAKEKAKEIFG, encoded by the coding sequence ATGGCGATAGGAGGAATAATCGTTTTATCCGCATTAGTTGTACAAACATTATCAGCGCCAAGTGGCTGCATAGAAGCCTGCAACTTCCTCCAAACAGGCATTCATCAAACGTTGGGCAGTTATCAAGATCATGCAAATTTAGTTCAAGCAAGAACGAACCTAAATGATTACGATTACGCTAAACCAGGAAACTGGACTGAACATAATCAGTATAGCACAGACAGCGGGCATGGTAAGGTTCACGAAGAACGAGGACAATATGTCGGAGGGTCGAAAAGGGTGAGATATTACAAGAAGAATTTTACCTCATCCTACGGCAATGTGAACGGAGTGGACGCAGCGGAATTAGGCGAAGTAGGCAGTCAACACAGGTATGACTCGATGCATGTGCCAAGCCAGGATATCGATTCCCAAAGCGCATACGGCCTAGGACAGACAGTCACGAAGGAGACCGGATACAACAGAGTGCACAGCCAACAGACACAATCACTGAGAGGATCGACAACGAGAACCGATAGCCAGAGTCAGAGGCTAGAAGATTTTGGGGAATACGGCGGATATTCGCAGGTGAATCAACACGTTCCCGTCATTAATACTCAAACGGTCGACACACAGCACCATGTTCAAACAGCTCCCAGTAATTGGAGCAAAGTAGACTCGTACAGAACCGACGGAGGTCGCGGACAGGTCTTCGAGGAGGAAGGTCAATACGTAACCGGGCCTAAGAAAGTTCGCTATTACAAGAAAAACTACACCTCCAACTACAGCTCCGGCGTTCCTCAAAGCAACATTGGCTCAGCGACCTTGAACGAATTACACAGCGAATTGCAAAGAAACTTGCAGACCAACCTTGACAGCTTAAGAAGGGATTTTCATCAGGCCTCTAGCACCGGACACACCGCCGCCACCACGCACGTAGGTTCGACGGTGGACTTGACTCAAGAAGCAGTCGGTTTCCATGATCTGCAAACCGCCGAGAGCGATGGTTACAGACAACATGCGGGCTACCAGGGCATCCCGTCCACCGGAAGTGTGCATCATTACACTGATCAGCAGAGAGAAACACTCACCGATACGAGGCAGCTGCCGCACACATATCCTACCGCGGCTGCAGATACGTATGGCACGGGAAGCCATCGAACTTATCAAAGCCACGAGACCCACGTGGCCCGAGTACATCCTGTGCCTCAATCGAGTCACTTGTCTCCCGGTTACGTGCAGGTTCCTACAAGCGGTTACCACACCAACTACCATAGTGCGCACTCGAGTGGACATCATCTGGACGAAACCCATCGTGCAGAGGTCTTGGGCGCGCATCAGTCCAGCGTGCTTCAGAATCAGCTGCTAACCGAAAACTCCCAGCGCGTGTACAACCCGCATTCAAGTCACGTCACTTATCCCAGCAGACATGGCAAGACTAGGCACTACGAGGAGCAATGGAGATCCTCCAGTCACACCGGGGGCAGCCTAGCTCTCGAGCGAACCAGTGCGGACCATTCCGCGCACGATGTCGGTCACACGGAAAGAGCGCATTACGATCGAGACGCGTATAATGAACACCGCGGACGTTATCATAACGCCCAGGGATACGAGTCCCGCGCACATACTGGCGCACATACTGGTGCATATACTGGCGCACATACTAGCGCACATACTGGCGCACATACTGGCAGCAGTTATGATTCCGCGTACAGAACGAGTTCGGGACAACTCGTCACCGGATCGCTGGACTTGGGGCATGCAGcgcacggtgccgattgcactgAGGAGACTCATCAGCAATATCAACACGAAACCAGATACCACAGAAAGTACAAACGAGAGGCTCATCACGGTAACGTGCAGCAACACCGAGCAATTGACGGAGATTTTACGCAGCAAAATCAGGAGGTTGATCAAAATTCACAACAGTTGGAAGACTTGACACAGCAGACGCAAGATTCTGATGATTTCACGCAACAAACGAGTGGTAAGCTTGAACTCGGCCAGCAAACCATTGATAATCATCACTTGGACGATTTAACACAGCAAAGCGAACAGCTCACGCAGCAGACGGAGGGTCAGCTTGAATTTGGTCAGCAAACTGTCGGTAATCCGCACTCGAAGGACTTAACGCAGCAAACGGAAGGTCAGCTGGAATTTGGCCAGCAAACTGTCAGTAATCCGCACTCGGAGGACTTAACGCAGCAAACGGAAGGTCAGCTTGAATTTGGCCAACAAACTGTCGATAATCCGCAACCAGAGGACTTAACGCAACAGAGTGAACAGTTTACACAACAGACACAAGGACCTGATGATCTCACGCAACAAACAAGTGGCAAACTTGAATTTGGTCACCAAACCATTGATAATCATCATTTGGATGATTTAACACAGCAGATGGAGGGTCAGCTTGAATTTGGTCAGCAAATTGTTGGTAATCCGCACTTAGAAGATTTAACGCAACAGACATCCGACGATTTCACGCAACAAACGAGTGGTAAACTTGAATACGGCCAGCAAACTGATGACACTCAACAATTGGAGCAATTTGCACAGCGAACGGCAAGATCGGATAGGTTAACGCAACAGACTCAACTAGGTAAACATGAATTTGGACAGCATATTGTTGATAACAAACATTTAGATGATTTAACACAACAGAGCGAACAGTTTTCACAGCAGACAGAAGGTCAACTTGAATTTGGACAGCAAGTTGTTGGTAATCAGCATCTAGAAGACTTGACACGGCAAAATGAACAATTTGCACAGCAGACAGTAGGATCAGACGATTTTACGCAACAATCTGTTGGTAAACTGGAATTTGGTCAACAAATGCAATCGATAGATAAATCTGCCAAGCCAAAAAGTCAACGTCTGGAAGAATTCAATGAGCAAAGTGAAGATTTCACTCAACAGACGGGAagatttaatgattttacgCAACAAACAACGGGACATTTAGAATTTGGACAACTACAACAACCGCACAGACCCGGTAAACCAAAAGTCGGCAACCATCATTTGGAAGACTTCACTCAGCAGAATGAAGACATAACTCAACAGACCGGAGGATTCGATGATTTCTCGCAACAAACAGCAGAACACTTGGAGTATGGGCAACAAAGAGAACAGCAAAAACCTAGCTGGCCGGGACATAATAATCAACGTTTGGGACATTATTCTCAACAAAATAAGTGGGATATAGATAATCTTTCACAACAGTCGCATCAATATCCATCCTACAACAGAAATGACAAACAATCCGAATGGCAATTAGAACAAATGTCACAAAAAACGAATTTTGATCAAGATTTTACTCAACAAACTGATCAAGATCAATTAGCACCTGTAAAACCAGCACCAAAGCCAAGACCAAGACCGCGATATCAGAAACATGATTCCATTCCAACACATACAGATGAAACAGATACAATTGTTGATGACTTTTTTAAACCGGTCGAGGTAAGCCCGGAGGCTGATATAGGTGATTCCCACGGAAGAATTATCGAATCTGGCAGTCGCGCATATCCTGGATCCAATCATGATACATCGAAAGTTTTATATTCGACTCAAGGAAGCAGCAGCGTATTCGACAACCAAAAGGAAAATATGGATCGCTTAAATTGGGTACATAAATCAAATGACGCTACAGTAGGCTTGCAATGGCATTATACTTATCATCCAAGTGACTTGACTAATGTTGAAGGCTCACATGACAATTTTTATCCTCGTCAGAATGTCGACCCGATGTCGCAGCAAACAGAAGATATACAACAACAGTCCAAACCATTTGACTTTAACCAACAGAACAAGGATACGTTAGAAGATAATCAAAATTCGTACATTTCTCAATCATCGCAACGTGACAGATATAATCAGCAGTCGGGATCGTTTCAACAAGTTGAAACGCCCCGCTTCGACAATCAATTTAATCAAGATTCTGACGAAATTCCATCAGGATCAAGAGTAATTCCATTGCAACGCGACGAAAATTCCCGACTGACTTCGGAACAAGAGAAACGATCGACGCCGACTACAGGGCAAACGGAAGATAAAATAGAGTCACGAATCTTGCAAGCGTATGGCGGAGGGCCATATGATGCATCACGTAGCGATGATTTCTATAGCAGAATTAGGCCAAATCCCAGCGCTACCTTGCCACCCATGGCTGGTGAGGATCCGTGGGATATCAGAGAAATACCGAGAAGGGTACCGGTGATACCTCGGGAATGGTCCACAGTACGCAACATACCAGAAATTGTAACTACAACCGAGGTGGCGGACATTACAACGCAGGCAATAGACACTACGACAACCCAGGCATCCTTCTGGAGCAGAGTTGGTCATAAAATAACCAGCACGTACGACAAGGCTAAGGAAAAAGCTAAGGAGATTTTCGGCTAG